DNA from Leptospira mayottensis 200901116:
TATAAGTTCGATTTGTAATAGTTCCTGCATTGTAGAATTTTGGAACAGACCCTTAATTAAGCGACGTTGATTTTTTCGAATATCGTTTGTTAGTGCTCGCAAAACAAGATGCGTTTAAAATGAAAAATTCTTTAACGCCGATGCACTCATACAGAGTTAAATTGATTTCGTAATGAAAAAATTAGAATCCGTCTCCGATAAATTTTACAAAGGTTCCTTACGAACCTTTGGGTTGATGATTCAACTCGAAGGTTGAAGTTGAAGAATCTTATTTTTTCTTCCATAAAACGCACGTTAAATGGGCTGTAGCTTACCACCCGCCATTTGATTTCTTTTATGAGCCAAGGAAGCAAGTTCCATATCATGTGTGACGATAACCATCGAAAAACGAAATTCCTTTTGCAGCTCTAAAATCAACGCCATCAGATTACGAGAATTTTCTCGATCCAAATTACCCGTAGGCTCATCCGCAAGAATAAGCTTTTTTCCGGCCACGAGCGCCCTCGCAACCCCAACTCTAGCACTTTCTCCGCCGGAAAGTTGAGAAGGAAAGTTATCATGACGATCTTTAAGACCAACACGATCCAACATTTCGATCGAAAGCTGCCGCACCTTTCCCGGTTGAACTCCGTTGATCAAAAGAGGAATACTTACATTTTCAAGCGCTGTAAAATCAGGAAGCAGAAGATGGTGCTGAAAGATAAAGGCAACTTTTTCAGCCCTAAATTTTTCTTTTCCGGTTTCGGAAATTTGATCCAGTGAAACTCCGCAAACGTTGATCTCACCCGCATCGGAAGAATCCATGGAACCTAAAATGTTCAAAAGAGTGGACTTTCCGATACCAGATTTTCCTTCCACGGAAACGATCTCGCCTTCTTCTACGTCCAGATCCAGGTGATCCAAAATCTTAAATTCCTTATCGAGAATATGATAATTTTTTACCAGATTTCTTACTTTAATCAGACTCACGTTAGTCGTTCCTTATCGTATCCACAGGGTTGAGACCGGCGGCCCATCTTGCGGGAAAATAACCCGCGATTCCGGATAAAATCGTAGCGGCCGTAGTCACCATGAAGATAAATGAAATGTCTACATCAACGGGGATATGATCGAAGTAATAAACGTCTTTCGGGACCAGCTCTATATTCGTCCATTCGGAATGATAAAAATAAAATCCGACCATATTGATTAGTTCGGAAACTCCGTTTACGATCGTTTCTAAATTACTTGCTATAAAAATCCCGGAAACCCCTCCAACAAGAGAAGCAAGAACGCCGACAACCATTGCATTTAAGGTAAAGATCAGTAAAATTCCGGATGAAGGCAACCCGAGAGCCTTTAATACTCCGATCGATTTTCTTTTCGCTCTCACTAAACTATAAACGCTCGCGACCATTCCCAGTGCAGCGAGAATAATAAATAAGAAAACAATGATAGAAATGATTGTCTTTTCCAGCTTCAAAGCCGTGAAAAAATTTTCCTGTTCCTCTGCAATCGTCCTTACGCTAAAAGACGCAGAATAACCGATTTCGTTCTCAAATTCAGGATCCCTAAATTCTTTCAAAATTTCCCTTTTGCAATTTTGCAAATCGTCCAGAGATCTTACTTTGATCGCAATCTGATTTACGGAATTTTTCAAATTAAAAAATTTCTGTGCGACCGGAAGAGAAAGAAAAACGTAATGTGTGTCGTAATTATAATAACCGGTTTTAAAAAATCCTACCGTGCGGAATGTTTTGATGGAAACATCCACGCCTTTCCCAAGGGAAAATCTACCGCCGGGAACGGCCATGGTTAAATTAGC
Protein-coding regions in this window:
- a CDS encoding ABC transporter ATP-binding protein, translated to MSLIKVRNLVKNYHILDKEFKILDHLDLDVEEGEIVSVEGKSGIGKSTLLNILGSMDSSDAGEINVCGVSLDQISETGKEKFRAEKVAFIFQHHLLLPDFTALENVSIPLLINGVQPGKVRQLSIEMLDRVGLKDRHDNFPSQLSGGESARVGVARALVAGKKLILADEPTGNLDRENSRNLMALILELQKEFRFSMVIVTHDMELASLAHKRNQMAGGKLQPI
- a CDS encoding ABC transporter permease — translated: MKVNLFRGSLIFLITSRYIRGSRVAGLLSLKSRLSFIVMTVGVSLLIVVLSIFNGFQRQVKESLWQGGPHITVENKFDSGDIQNYEKIIVWIRKNPYLKDRIVSIGGSITSHGLIQNANSFIPIMVRALPVENIHDLIANRLTNFPRIVHHNREEIEKYNIDNQVLIGKEMAGLYDFNLGANLTMAVPGGRFSLGKGVDVSIKTFRTVGFFKTGYYNYDTHYVFLSLPVAQKFFNLKNSVNQIAIKVRSLDDLQNCKREILKEFRDPEFENEIGYSASFSVRTIAEEQENFFTALKLEKTIISIIVFLFIILAALGMVASVYSLVRAKRKSIGVLKALGLPSSGILLIFTLNAMVVGVLASLVGGVSGIFIASNLETIVNGVSELINMVGFYFYHSEWTNIELVPKDVYYFDHIPVDVDISFIFMVTTAATILSGIAGYFPARWAAGLNPVDTIRND